The following are encoded in a window of Panicum virgatum strain AP13 chromosome 5N, P.virgatum_v5, whole genome shotgun sequence genomic DNA:
- the LOC120673756 gene encoding uncharacterized protein LOC120673756: MSVPGVASRSADRFYCPPPRRHLLDKQHQPLTAAPAAVEKSAKPTPELRRDEPPPPPAAPATNLESFIASTAVRVPARRHPRTGKTLGRGTGAGAPYYELADLWDAFGEWSAYGAGVPLLLNGTDGVVQYYVPFLSAIQLYGSRPPPSSNRRFNEDSDDDSAPDTSSDVSSASENERSIGMTTQCLAENVCTDQGFSSDDSESSNQESSPIFQYVEHDAPYGRQPLADMISVFSSKFPDLKTYKSCDLLPSSWISVAWYPIYRIPTGPTLQDLDACFLTFHSLSTAPDGMLTGHLETDNFHGNKIADVPGKITLPLIGLASYKFHGSMWMSNQHHEQQLTTSLLKAADDWLCQRQVDHPDYRFFLSH; this comes from the exons ATGTCCGTCCCCGGCGTTGCCTCCCGCTCCGCCGACCGCTTCTACTGCCccccgccacgccgccacctcctcgacAAGCAGCACCAGCCGCTGACTGCGGCACCCGCGGCAGTTGAGAAATCGGCAAAGCCGACGCCGGAGCTCCGGCGAGAcgagcccccgcccccgccggcggcgccggcgaccaaCCTCGAGAGCTTCATCGCCTCCACCGCCGTCCGCGTGCCCGCGCGGCGGCATCCCCGG acgGGAAAAACCCTGGGGCGGGGGACCGGCGCGGGCGCGCCATACTACGAGCTCGCGGATCTGTGGGACGCGTTCGGGGAGTGGAGCGCGTACGGCGCCGGCGTGCCGCTGCTGCTCAATGGCACCGACGGCGTCGTGCAGTACTACGTGCCCTTCCTCTCCGCTATCCAGCTCTATgggtcgcggccgccgccgtcaagcaACAG ACGATTTAAtgaagatagtgatgatgacaGTGCTCCAGACACAAGTAGTGATGTAAGCAGTGCGAGTGAGAATGAAAGGTCCATTGGAATGACAACCCAGTGTTTAGCAGAAAATGTTTGCACCGATCAAGGTTTTTCCAGTGATGACAGTGAGTCCAGCAACCAGGAATCATCCCCTATTTTCCAATATGTGGAGCATGATGCACCATATGGAAGACAACCTTTAGCAGATATG ATTTCAGTATTTTCAAGTAAGTTTCCTGATCTAAAGACATACAAGAGTTGTGATCTTCTGCCATCCAGTTGGATTTCTGTAGCCTG GTATCCCATATACCGGATACCAACAGGACCCACACTACAAGATCTGGATGCTTGCTTCTTAACATTCCATTCATTGTCAACAGCACCTGATG GTATGTTAACTGGGCATCTTGAGACAGATAACTTCCATGGCAATAAAATTGCTGATGTTCCTGGGAAGATTACTCTGCCTCTGATTGGTCTAGCTTCTTACAAATTTCATGGTTCCATGTGGATGTCAAATCAGCACCATGAGCAGCAGTTAACTACATCGCTTCTGAAAGCTGCTGATGACTGGCTTTGTCAGCGGCAAGTAGATCACCCAGATTACCGCTTCTTCCTCTCGCACTAA